A section of the Amycolatopsis sp. AA4 genome encodes:
- the serB gene encoding phosphoserine phosphatase SerB, with protein MSQTPVLITTTGPDKPGVSSVLFAVLTRHDVDVLDIEQVVIRGQLVLGVLAGVYRDPEGLQESVEQAMATVGMEVEVRIGDAIGADPFALGRRDSSHVLVLLGRPVTARAFSEIARRLAGVGANIDSIRSVADYPVTGLELYVSVREDTEETDAELRSMLADAASEANIDVAVERAGITRRAKRLVVFDVDSTLVQGEVIEMLGAYAGVEEQVREITEAAMRGELNFAESLEQRVSLLAGLPASVMDEVAAKLELTPGARTTVRTLKRMGFRCGVVSGGFTQVIDHLVDDLGLDFAAANELEVVDGKLTGRVVGDIVDRAGKATALRRFAGEYGIPLGACVAVGDGANDIDMLAAAGMGVAFNAKPALREVADTALSHPYLDAVLFVLGVTRAEVEAADAADGLELARP; from the coding sequence GTGAGCCAGACTCCCGTCCTCATCACCACGACCGGCCCGGACAAGCCCGGGGTCTCGTCCGTGCTGTTCGCCGTGCTCACCCGGCACGACGTGGACGTGCTCGACATCGAGCAGGTGGTCATCCGAGGGCAGCTCGTGCTCGGCGTGCTCGCCGGCGTCTACCGCGACCCGGAGGGGCTCCAGGAGTCCGTCGAACAGGCGATGGCGACGGTCGGCATGGAGGTCGAGGTTCGCATCGGCGACGCGATCGGCGCGGATCCGTTCGCGCTCGGCCGCCGCGATTCGTCGCACGTGCTCGTCCTGCTGGGGCGTCCGGTGACCGCGCGGGCGTTCTCCGAGATCGCGCGGCGGCTGGCGGGCGTCGGGGCGAACATCGACTCGATCCGCAGCGTCGCCGACTACCCGGTGACCGGGCTCGAACTGTACGTCTCGGTCCGCGAAGACACCGAAGAAACAGACGCCGAACTCCGGTCCATGCTGGCCGATGCGGCGTCCGAGGCCAACATCGACGTCGCCGTCGAGCGCGCGGGCATCACGCGCCGGGCGAAGCGGCTCGTGGTCTTCGACGTCGACTCCACGCTCGTGCAGGGCGAGGTCATCGAGATGCTCGGCGCGTACGCCGGGGTCGAGGAGCAGGTCCGCGAGATCACCGAGGCCGCGATGCGCGGCGAGCTGAACTTCGCCGAGTCGCTGGAGCAACGCGTTTCGCTGCTCGCTGGGCTGCCCGCCAGCGTGATGGACGAGGTCGCGGCGAAGCTCGAGCTGACCCCGGGGGCCCGCACGACCGTCCGCACGCTCAAGCGCATGGGTTTCCGCTGCGGCGTCGTGTCCGGCGGATTCACCCAGGTCATCGACCATCTCGTCGACGACCTCGGCCTCGATTTCGCGGCGGCCAACGAGCTGGAGGTCGTCGACGGCAAGCTCACCGGCCGCGTCGTCGGCGACATCGTGGACCGCGCGGGGAAGGCGACCGCGCTGCGCCGGTTCGCCGGCGAGTACGGGATCCCGCTGGGCGCATGCGTCGCGGTCGGCGACGGGGCCAACGACATCGACATGCTCGCCGCAGCCGGCATGGGCGTCGCGTTCAACGCCAAGCCCGCGCTGCGGGAGGTCGCCGACACCGCGCTCTCGCACCCGTACCTCGACGCGGTCCTGTTCGTCCTCGGCGTCACGCGCGCCGAGGTCGAGGCGGCGGACGCGGCCGACGGACTCGAATTGGCCCGCCCGTGA
- the ctaD gene encoding cytochrome c oxidase subunit I, translated as MTAVAPKPIATRPYPARETAKGSYLLRLFRTTDHKQIGIMYLVSSFAFFMIGGAMAMLIRTELAQPGQQFLSQEQYNQLFTMHGTVMLLLYATPSLFGFANFILPLQIGSPDVAFPRLNAFSYWLFLFGSLIVLSGFLTPGGAADFGWFAYTPLSDAIHSPGVGADLWIAGLAVSGLGTILGAVNMITTVVCLRAPGMTMYRMPIFTWNILITSILILLAFPILTAALFGLMADRHLGAHVFDPANGGVILWQHLFWFFGHPEVYIVALPFFGIVSEIFPVFSRKPVFGYKGLVFATLSIAALSVAVWAHHMYATGAVLLPFFSFMTFLIAVPTGVKFFNWIGTMWKGQLSFETPMIFSMGFIVTFLFGGLTGIMLAAPAIDFHVSDSYFVVAHFHYVLYGTIVFATFAGIYFWFPKITGRMMDEKLGKWHFWTTFIGFHTTFLVQHWLGAEGMPRRYADYLASDGFTTLNTISTIGAYILGASTLPFIWNVFKSYRYGEIVTVDDPWGYGNSLEWATSCPPPRHNFTELPRIRSERPAFELHYPHMVERLHTEGEIGFFGKAKHVGAPSQKLVDATMPGDHSKDNASEQ; from the coding sequence GTGACGGCCGTAGCCCCCAAGCCGATCGCAACGCGCCCGTATCCCGCGCGCGAGACGGCAAAGGGTTCGTACCTGCTGCGGTTGTTCCGCACGACGGACCACAAGCAGATCGGGATCATGTATCTGGTCTCGTCGTTCGCCTTCTTCATGATCGGCGGCGCGATGGCCATGCTCATCCGGACGGAGCTCGCCCAGCCCGGGCAGCAGTTCCTGTCCCAGGAGCAGTACAACCAGCTGTTCACCATGCACGGCACGGTGATGCTGCTGTTGTACGCGACGCCGAGCCTGTTCGGGTTCGCGAACTTCATCCTGCCGCTGCAGATCGGCTCGCCCGACGTGGCGTTCCCGCGGCTGAACGCGTTCTCCTACTGGCTGTTCCTGTTCGGCAGCCTGATCGTGCTGTCCGGCTTCCTGACGCCCGGCGGCGCCGCCGACTTCGGCTGGTTCGCCTACACGCCGCTGTCGGACGCCATCCACTCGCCCGGCGTCGGAGCCGACCTGTGGATCGCCGGTCTGGCGGTGTCCGGTCTCGGCACCATCCTCGGCGCGGTCAACATGATCACCACGGTGGTCTGCCTGCGCGCGCCGGGCATGACGATGTACCGGATGCCGATCTTCACCTGGAACATCCTGATCACGAGCATCCTGATCCTGCTCGCGTTCCCGATCCTGACCGCGGCCCTGTTCGGCCTGATGGCGGACCGGCACCTCGGCGCCCACGTGTTCGACCCGGCCAACGGCGGGGTGATCCTGTGGCAGCACCTGTTCTGGTTCTTCGGCCATCCCGAGGTCTACATCGTCGCGCTGCCGTTCTTCGGGATCGTGTCGGAGATCTTCCCGGTCTTCAGCCGCAAGCCGGTGTTCGGCTACAAGGGCCTGGTCTTCGCGACGCTGTCGATCGCGGCGCTGTCGGTGGCGGTGTGGGCGCACCACATGTACGCGACCGGCGCGGTCCTGCTGCCGTTCTTCTCCTTCATGACGTTCCTCATCGCGGTCCCGACCGGCGTGAAGTTCTTCAACTGGATCGGCACGATGTGGAAGGGCCAGCTGTCCTTCGAGACGCCGATGATCTTCTCGATGGGCTTCATCGTCACGTTCCTCTTCGGCGGTCTGACCGGCATCATGCTGGCCGCTCCGGCGATCGACTTCCACGTGTCGGACAGCTACTTCGTGGTGGCGCACTTCCACTACGTCCTCTACGGCACGATCGTGTTCGCGACCTTCGCCGGGATCTACTTCTGGTTCCCGAAGATCACCGGCCGGATGATGGACGAGAAGCTAGGGAAGTGGCACTTCTGGACCACGTTCATCGGCTTCCACACCACGTTCCTGGTGCAGCACTGGCTGGGCGCGGAAGGCATGCCGCGGCGATACGCGGACTACCTGGCCAGCGACGGGTTCACCACGCTGAACACGATCTCCACGATCGGTGCGTACATCCTCGGGGCGTCCACGCTGCCGTTCATCTGGAACGTGTTCAAGAGCTACCGCTACGGCGAGATCGTCACGGTCGACGACCCGTGGGGCTACGGCAACTCGCTCGAGTGGGCCACGTCCTGCCCGCCGCCGCGGCACAACTTCACCGAACTGCCCCGGATCCGCTCCGAGCGGCCCGCGTTCGAGCTGCACTACCCGCACATGGTGGAACGCCTCCACACCGAAGGCGAGATCGGCTTCTTCGGCAAGGCCAAGCACGTCGGGGCCCCGTCGCAGAAGCTCGTGGACGCCACCATGCCGGGCGACCACAGCAAGGACAACGCGAGCGAGCAGTAA
- a CDS encoding phosphotransferase enzyme family protein translates to MTDPYRAAAVSSALAVGRRFGLPADAAEVLHERSNVLVRMGPVVARVPATTRLLRPDATAWLERDVALSAYLTERGVRVVSPASDPPAGPHFSAGLPVTLWHWTPHDPDHRHGPDETARSLARVHAALRDYPGELPSRGPVGELLDTVARSGSLLDGFAERIRAETERLAALLPSGPLQALHGDAHPGNLIETADGPCWLDFEDTWRGPLEWDLAILAQQGGPEFLAAYPGEADEAVLSTCTQLRALFAVAWRFLIAQRFPHRLVEARAAAVEYFS, encoded by the coding sequence ATGACCGACCCGTACCGCGCCGCGGCGGTCTCCTCCGCGCTGGCCGTCGGCCGCCGGTTCGGGCTCCCGGCCGATGCCGCCGAGGTACTGCACGAACGCTCGAACGTGCTGGTGAGGATGGGTCCGGTAGTCGCGAGGGTCCCCGCCACGACCCGGCTGCTGCGGCCGGACGCGACCGCGTGGCTCGAGCGGGACGTCGCCCTTTCGGCCTACCTCACCGAACGTGGTGTGCGCGTCGTCTCACCGGCCTCGGATCCCCCGGCCGGACCGCATTTCTCGGCGGGATTGCCGGTCACGCTCTGGCACTGGACCCCGCACGATCCGGACCATCGGCACGGGCCGGACGAGACCGCCCGGTCGCTCGCCCGGGTCCACGCCGCGCTGCGCGACTACCCGGGCGAACTGCCGTCCCGCGGCCCGGTCGGCGAGCTCCTGGACACCGTCGCCCGCAGCGGCTCGCTGCTGGACGGCTTCGCGGAGCGGATCCGCGCGGAAACCGAACGGCTGGCCGCGCTGCTGCCGTCTGGCCCGCTCCAGGCCCTGCACGGCGACGCACACCCCGGCAACCTCATCGAGACCGCCGACGGCCCGTGCTGGCTCGACTTCGAGGACACCTGGCGCGGGCCCCTCGAATGGGACCTGGCAATCCTCGCGCAACAGGGCGGTCCGGAGTTCCTCGCCGCGTACCCGGGCGAAGCAGACGAAGCCGTCCTCTCGACGTGTACGCAGCTTCGCGCGCTCTTCGCGGTGGCGTGGCGGTTCCTGATCGCACAACGGTTCCCGCATCGGCTAGTCGAAGCGCGCGCCGCGGCGGTCGAGTACTTCAGCTGA
- a CDS encoding alpha/beta fold hydrolase, which translates to MTELPLVLLHAFPLDARMWDPVRAPLAERFRVITPDQRGLGRSPLPESEAEPDLADAARDVVALLDKLELDQVILGGCSMGGYLAMAVLRQAPERVGGLLLIDTKATADTPEAAQARLDVASRAEAEGVKGWLAEANLPKLLADSASTDVQTRVRELIDAQPPSGVAWAARAIRNRPDSVDLLREVDVPALVIVGERDALTPLDAANTMVEALPDATLAVLPDVGHLTPLEDPAGVVEAILGWVS; encoded by the coding sequence ATGACCGAACTGCCGTTGGTGCTCCTGCACGCCTTCCCGCTCGACGCCCGCATGTGGGACCCGGTCCGCGCGCCGCTCGCGGAGCGGTTCCGGGTCATCACGCCGGACCAGCGCGGTCTCGGCCGGAGTCCGCTGCCGGAGAGCGAAGCCGAGCCGGATCTGGCCGACGCCGCGCGGGACGTCGTCGCGCTGCTCGACAAGCTCGAACTCGATCAGGTGATCCTCGGCGGCTGCTCGATGGGCGGCTACCTCGCGATGGCCGTCCTGCGGCAGGCGCCCGAGCGCGTCGGCGGTCTGCTCCTCATCGACACCAAGGCCACCGCGGACACCCCCGAAGCCGCGCAGGCCCGGCTCGACGTCGCGAGCCGCGCCGAGGCCGAGGGCGTCAAGGGTTGGCTGGCTGAGGCGAACCTGCCGAAGCTGCTGGCCGACAGCGCGTCCACGGATGTCCAAACGCGCGTGCGCGAATTGATCGACGCGCAGCCGCCGTCCGGGGTCGCGTGGGCCGCGCGGGCGATCCGCAACCGGCCCGATTCCGTTGACCTGCTGCGCGAAGTCGACGTCCCGGCGCTCGTCATCGTGGGGGAGCGCGACGCGCTCACCCCGCTCGACGCCGCCAACACCATGGTCGAGGCGCTGCCGGACGCGACCCTCGCGGTCCTCCCGGACGTCGGGCACCTGACGCCGCTGGAAGACCCGGCCGGCGTGGTCGAGGCGATCCTCGGCTGGGTCAGCTGA
- a CDS encoding GNAT family N-acetyltransferase: MVGGVTEIVTERLGLRRFVETDRQAVVDIHRDPETNRYNPHPPDTATTLVMFDSWLEHWATFGYGYLAVRERGRPAATDGSDVIGMTGVRNREFRGEKVLNLAYRFRPSAWGKGYAAEAARAAVEWAEREMSAVPVLISVSVTNTPSLRVVEKLGFREYVEEEYEGAVSRHFRR, translated from the coding sequence ATGGTCGGGGGCGTGACAGAGATCGTGACGGAAAGGCTGGGGCTGCGGCGCTTCGTGGAGACCGATCGGCAGGCGGTGGTGGACATCCACCGCGACCCGGAGACGAACCGGTACAACCCGCATCCCCCGGACACCGCGACCACGCTCGTGATGTTCGACAGCTGGCTCGAGCACTGGGCGACGTTCGGCTACGGCTACCTGGCGGTCCGGGAGCGGGGCAGGCCCGCGGCCACGGACGGGTCGGACGTGATCGGCATGACCGGAGTGCGCAACCGGGAGTTCCGGGGCGAGAAGGTGCTGAACCTGGCGTACCGCTTCCGCCCGTCTGCGTGGGGCAAGGGCTACGCGGCGGAAGCGGCGCGGGCGGCGGTGGAGTGGGCGGAACGGGAGATGTCGGCGGTTCCGGTGTTGATCAGCGTGTCGGTGACGAACACGCCGTCGCTGCGGGTGGTGGAGAAGCTGGGGTTCAGGGAGTACGTGGAGGAGGAGTACGAGGGGGCGGTTTCGCGGCATTTCCGGCGGTGA
- a CDS encoding MFS transporter, translating into MPHSTSGAEPAVAAPSWIPLIAACVGTFLLLVYTSVVTVALPAIGVELGAGYGQLQWIVDVFTVALAGLLLGFGSLSDLLGRKRVYLAGLVLFSLATLVCGLAATPGELIAARVVQGVAGAAMFATILPLVGLTYEGRDRARAFAVWGTVAGVASAVGTFSGGIIAQLLGWRWIFFVSLPICAVAIVMAATSLKEGPRARGRSVDYPGIGTFSLAATGLAYSVITGGDRGWSSAGAVTGYLVTVAAIAAFVVVERRSSAPMVPTSLFGTRRFLGVLLVAFSYYFAGFGALPVISLWLQNATGLSSAATSAVLALQVVVFVVVSALISGRLHARSPDRVLGGATALLGLGCLTAVAVLLSPTWVALLPALVLTGIGAGIVSPVLPAVAIASVPAEYGGTAGAAANSSRQLGLALGIAVSGAVYATRGEGSEGATHGVLLVLLLCGVIAVASGLMGGWLLRDNANRLD; encoded by the coding sequence ATGCCTCATTCGACGAGCGGGGCCGAACCCGCGGTCGCCGCGCCGTCCTGGATTCCGCTGATCGCCGCGTGCGTCGGCACGTTTCTGCTGCTGGTCTACACCAGCGTCGTCACCGTCGCGCTGCCCGCGATCGGGGTCGAACTCGGCGCGGGATACGGCCAGCTGCAATGGATCGTCGACGTCTTCACGGTAGCCCTCGCCGGGCTGCTGCTGGGCTTCGGCTCGCTGAGCGACCTGCTCGGCCGCAAGCGGGTCTACCTCGCCGGACTGGTCCTGTTCTCCCTCGCGACGCTCGTCTGCGGCCTGGCCGCGACGCCCGGCGAATTGATCGCTGCGCGGGTCGTGCAAGGCGTCGCGGGCGCGGCGATGTTCGCGACGATCCTGCCGCTGGTCGGGTTGACCTACGAGGGCCGCGACCGGGCCCGAGCGTTCGCGGTGTGGGGGACGGTCGCCGGAGTGGCCAGCGCGGTGGGCACCTTCTCCGGCGGCATAATCGCGCAATTGCTCGGCTGGCGGTGGATTTTCTTTGTCTCCCTGCCCATTTGCGCGGTCGCGATCGTCATGGCGGCGACGTCGTTGAAGGAAGGACCGCGAGCGCGCGGCCGCAGTGTCGACTACCCGGGCATCGGCACGTTCTCGCTCGCCGCGACCGGACTCGCCTATTCCGTCATCACCGGCGGCGACCGCGGATGGTCTTCTGCCGGTGCGGTGACCGGATACCTGGTCACGGTGGCGGCCATCGCGGCGTTCGTGGTGGTGGAACGCCGCAGCAGCGCACCCATGGTGCCGACCAGTTTGTTCGGCACGCGCCGGTTTCTCGGAGTGCTGCTCGTCGCGTTCAGCTATTACTTCGCCGGATTCGGTGCGCTGCCGGTGATTTCGCTCTGGCTGCAGAACGCGACCGGCCTCAGTTCGGCGGCGACCTCGGCGGTTTTGGCGCTGCAGGTGGTGGTGTTCGTCGTGGTGTCGGCGCTGATCAGCGGACGGCTGCACGCCCGGTCGCCGGACCGGGTGCTGGGCGGCGCGACGGCCTTGCTCGGCCTCGGCTGCCTGACCGCGGTCGCGGTGCTGCTCAGCCCGACCTGGGTGGCGTTGCTGCCGGCGCTGGTCCTGACCGGAATCGGCGCGGGCATCGTGTCCCCGGTCCTCCCGGCAGTCGCCATCGCGTCGGTCCCCGCGGAATACGGCGGCACGGCCGGGGCGGCCGCGAACAGTTCGCGGCAACTCGGGCTGGCACTCGGAATCGCGGTGTCCGGAGCGGTGTACGCGACCCGAGGAGAGGGGAGCGAAGGGGCGACGCACGGGGTGTTGCTGGTGTTGCTGCTGTGCGGCGTGATCGCGGTAGCGAGCGGTCTCATGGGCGGCTGGCTGTTGCGGGACAACGCGAATCGCCTCGACTGA
- a CDS encoding CGNR zinc finger domain-containing protein yields the protein MTGLANDRPADLADLVERWDETEMGPVPPVSDEDFPEVCAFLDRWIEVVDATDEADRVRLLNALLAEAAAYPRITEHDGYSWHLHYQDDGMRLPAVLRAVTSVAAAQYLTSTSLHRLGRCAARECRRAFVDFTRSGTQRYCTHACVNRDAVRRHRARKKETLSR from the coding sequence GTGACCGGCCTCGCCAACGACCGTCCCGCCGACCTCGCTGACCTGGTCGAACGCTGGGACGAAACGGAGATGGGCCCGGTCCCGCCGGTCTCCGACGAGGACTTTCCCGAGGTGTGCGCCTTCCTGGACCGCTGGATCGAGGTCGTCGACGCCACCGACGAGGCGGACCGGGTCCGGCTGCTGAACGCGCTGCTGGCCGAGGCCGCCGCCTACCCGAGGATCACCGAGCACGACGGGTACAGCTGGCATCTGCACTACCAGGACGACGGGATGCGCCTGCCCGCGGTGCTGCGCGCGGTCACCTCGGTGGCGGCGGCGCAGTACCTGACCTCGACCAGCCTGCACCGCCTCGGCCGCTGCGCCGCGAGGGAATGCCGCCGCGCGTTCGTCGACTTCACCCGCAGCGGGACGCAGCGCTACTGCACCCACGCCTGCGTCAACCGCGACGCGGTCCGGCGGCACCGCGCCCGGAAGAAGGAAACCCTTTCGCGGTAA
- a CDS encoding alkaline phosphatase family protein, producing MDVPQYADVPHLGQVVPALLGALGVPGEDGGLALPEARSACVLLIDGLGWELLAQYAADAPVLAELAASPLRVGFPSTTAAGVAAIGTGLASGEHGMVGYTFEIPGAGVLNALRWRSHDDGSDLRGALPPREVQPLPTTFERAAAAGIEAAVVSSAHFANTALTQATQSGARYAGVHALGDLAARTLEVLSSRAFCYAYHSELDLLGHLYGPGSTAWRMQLRHVDRLVESIVDGLPAGAVLAVVADHGMVTVEEKLDLEDTPELLAGVRAFGGEVRARHVYTEPGATADVVAAWREVLGSRAWVLPREEAIAAGWFGASVSDRVRPRIGDVVAAATGTFGMVRELAEAVESNLVGQHGSLTSAEQLVPLAIARG from the coding sequence GTGGATGTGCCCCAGTACGCGGATGTTCCGCATCTCGGCCAGGTCGTTCCCGCCCTGCTCGGCGCGCTGGGCGTGCCCGGCGAGGACGGCGGCCTGGCGCTGCCCGAAGCCCGCAGCGCGTGCGTGCTCCTCATCGACGGCCTCGGCTGGGAACTGCTCGCCCAGTACGCGGCCGACGCGCCGGTGCTCGCCGAACTCGCCGCCAGCCCGCTGCGAGTCGGCTTCCCGTCGACCACCGCGGCCGGGGTCGCGGCGATCGGCACCGGTCTGGCATCGGGCGAGCACGGCATGGTCGGCTACACCTTCGAGATCCCGGGAGCCGGCGTGCTGAACGCCCTGCGCTGGCGTTCCCACGACGACGGCAGCGACCTCCGCGGCGCCCTGCCGCCCCGCGAAGTCCAACCTCTCCCGACCACCTTCGAGCGAGCCGCCGCCGCGGGTATCGAGGCCGCTGTGGTGTCCTCGGCGCATTTCGCCAACACCGCTCTCACCCAAGCGACGCAAAGCGGCGCCCGGTACGCCGGGGTGCACGCACTGGGCGACCTGGCCGCGCGGACCCTGGAGGTACTGTCCTCGCGCGCGTTTTGCTATGCCTACCACAGCGAATTGGACCTGCTGGGCCACCTTTACGGCCCCGGCTCGACCGCCTGGCGCATGCAACTCCGGCACGTCGACCGGCTCGTCGAGTCCATTGTGGACGGACTGCCCGCCGGTGCGGTGCTGGCGGTGGTGGCGGACCACGGAATGGTGACCGTCGAGGAGAAACTGGACCTGGAAGACACCCCGGAGCTGCTGGCGGGCGTCCGGGCTTTCGGCGGCGAGGTCCGCGCCCGGCATGTGTACACCGAACCCGGCGCGACGGCCGACGTGGTGGCCGCGTGGCGCGAGGTCCTGGGCTCGCGGGCGTGGGTATTGCCGCGCGAGGAGGCGATCGCGGCGGGCTGGTTCGGGGCATCGGTGAGCGACCGGGTGCGCCCGCGGATCGGCGACGTCGTCGCGGCGGCGACCGGAACGTTCGGCATGGTTCGCGAACTGGCCGAGGCGGTCGAGTCGAACCTGGTGGGCCAGCACGGTTCGCTGACCTCCGCCGAACAGCTGGTCCCGCTGGCGATCGCGCGGGGCTGA
- a CDS encoding zinc ribbon domain-containing protein: MPTYAYRCRDCTETFELQRPMAESSAPAPCPEGHTDTVKLLTTVALTGSASAPAPVGGGCCGGGCCG, encoded by the coding sequence ATGCCCACCTACGCCTACCGCTGCCGCGACTGCACCGAGACGTTCGAACTCCAGCGCCCGATGGCCGAGTCCAGCGCGCCCGCCCCGTGCCCGGAGGGGCATACGGACACGGTCAAGCTGCTCACGACGGTCGCGCTCACCGGTTCGGCCTCCGCCCCGGCCCCGGTCGGCGGAGGGTGTTGCGGCGGCGGTTGCTGCGGCTGA
- a CDS encoding PLP-dependent aspartate aminotransferase family protein produces MTSALRTRAVHAGRDDLADLGLHAAPLDFSTTYPARDSAEEARRIDEFAAGGNVTGIYGRIGNPTVERFEQALAELEGFDHAVAFASGMAAVSACLLSAVSQGKRHIVGVRPLYGCTDHLLITGLLGTEVTWTAPEDVADALRPDTGLVFVETPANPTLSELDIAALTAACGDVPVLVDNTFATPVLQRPGHLGARMVLHSATKFLGGHGDVMGGIVACDAEEAARLRSLRFATGGVLHPLAGYLLLRGLSTLPLRVKAASETAAVLASRLASHPSVSAVHYPKLGGPLVAFEVTGDPHAVVGAVRLITPAVSLGSVDTLIQHPASLTHRIVAEDDRTGSGITHGLLRLSAGLEDVEDLWLDLDQALKSC; encoded by the coding sequence ATGACTTCCGCCTTGCGCACCCGAGCCGTCCACGCCGGTCGCGACGATCTCGCCGACCTCGGCCTGCACGCCGCCCCGCTCGACTTCTCCACGACCTACCCCGCGCGCGACAGCGCCGAGGAGGCCCGCCGGATCGACGAGTTCGCCGCGGGCGGGAACGTCACCGGCATCTACGGCCGGATCGGCAACCCGACCGTCGAACGGTTCGAGCAGGCGCTCGCGGAACTCGAGGGCTTCGACCACGCGGTGGCGTTCGCGAGCGGCATGGCGGCGGTCTCGGCGTGCCTGCTTTCCGCGGTGTCGCAAGGAAAACGGCACATCGTCGGCGTCCGGCCGCTGTACGGCTGCACCGATCACCTGCTGATCACCGGACTCCTGGGCACCGAGGTCACCTGGACCGCGCCCGAGGACGTCGCCGACGCCCTGCGCCCGGACACCGGCCTCGTTTTCGTGGAGACGCCCGCGAACCCGACCCTGAGCGAACTGGACATCGCCGCCCTGACCGCCGCGTGCGGCGACGTCCCGGTCCTGGTCGACAACACCTTCGCGACGCCGGTCCTGCAACGCCCCGGCCACCTCGGCGCCCGCATGGTGCTGCACAGCGCGACGAAGTTCCTGGGCGGTCACGGCGACGTCATGGGCGGCATCGTGGCCTGTGACGCCGAAGAAGCCGCGCGTCTGCGTTCTCTGCGCTTCGCGACCGGCGGCGTGCTGCACCCGCTCGCCGGATACCTGTTGCTGCGCGGCCTTTCGACGCTCCCGCTGCGCGTGAAGGCCGCCTCGGAAACCGCTGCCGTCCTGGCTTCGCGGCTGGCTTCGCACCCGTCGGTCAGCGCCGTGCACTACCCGAAGCTGGGCGGCCCCTTGGTGGCCTTCGAAGTAACCGGCGACCCGCACGCGGTCGTCGGCGCGGTCCGGCTGATCACGCCCGCGGTGAGTCTGGGCAGTGTCGACACCTTGATCCAGCACCCGGCGTCGCTGACGCACCGGATCGTCGCTGAGGACGACCGCACCGGCTCCGGCATCACGCACGGCCTGCTGCGGCTTTCGGCGGGGCTGGAGGACGTCGAGGACCTGTGGCTTGACCTGGATCAGGCGCTGAAGTCCTGCTGA
- a CDS encoding Lrp/AsnC family transcriptional regulator gives MGETVELSPVDLEILRVLQNDARTSNKELAAAVGLAPSTCLDRVARLRETGVITGQHAQVDAAKLGRPLEAFLFVQVRPHRRPLVEQFVEHLLALPEIRAVYHLTGPDDFLAHVATTSAAELQRLVLDELTSRDEVARVHTNLVFQQWQGGPLLPPDGEPAKGARIRRRDR, from the coding sequence ATGGGCGAGACTGTCGAACTGAGTCCGGTTGATCTTGAGATTCTGCGAGTGCTGCAGAACGATGCCCGGACGTCGAACAAGGAACTCGCGGCCGCCGTCGGGCTCGCGCCGTCGACCTGCCTGGACCGCGTGGCGCGGCTCCGGGAGACCGGGGTGATCACCGGCCAGCACGCCCAGGTCGACGCGGCGAAGCTGGGCCGCCCGCTGGAGGCGTTCCTGTTCGTGCAGGTCCGGCCGCACCGCAGGCCGCTGGTCGAGCAGTTCGTGGAACATCTGCTGGCGCTGCCGGAAATCCGCGCGGTCTACCACCTGACCGGACCGGACGATTTCCTCGCGCACGTCGCCACCACGTCGGCCGCCGAACTGCAGCGGCTGGTGCTGGACGAACTCACCTCCCGCGACGAGGTCGCCCGCGTGCACACGAACCTCGTGTTCCAGCAGTGGCAAGGCGGCCCGCTGCTGCCGCCGGACGGCGAACCCGCCAAGGGCGCGCGCATCCGGCGACGCGACCGGTGA